cTGAAACAATCTTGGCAGAAAACCAAATTAACTaactaaaaccaaaaaaaagcaaactctTAAACGAACAGATGTGTTAGAAAGGAAGAGTTTCTTATTAAATCACTTCAAATTAACAGCTACTTCAtagtttttgtcacatgttattctaggaattctttgaatgtttgttttgtcttcagacagacacacacacacacacagttttagaTCCAGGCACACCTTTGGCTTTAATGTGAGGATGAATACACAGCAAAAGCAACTAGAAAATGTTGCTtctgaagacaaagaaaaagcaggATGTGGCCAAATCTGAAGCTCATCTGCACTACATTGAAAAGGCAGTTCTCTCCAACTCTCAGTATTGAGTGTTGGAGAATGACCTACTTgctaaaaaaaattagaaaacatttCCAATTAAATTTCTGCTGGATCAGATTGGGTCATTTAAACAACGTGTGTTCTCTTATAGATAGACCTTCATTTCATGAAGAAGATTCCACCAGGTGCTGAAGCCTGTAACGTGTTAGTGGGAGAGCTGGATTTTCTCAACAAACCAGTGGTGGCGTTTGTTCGTCTTTCCCCAGCGGTTCTACTCAGTGGTCTGGCTGAAGTTCCCATCGCTACAAGGTGACAGCGTCACTGTTACTGGTTCAGATTTGAGATTAGACGTTGAATTGGCAGTGCTTTTAAGAgaattttaatgaaaatatgttttttttcttttaggtttCTGTTCATTCTCCTGGGGCCCTTGGGTAGAGGCCTTCAGTATCATGAGATTGGCAGGTCCATTGCAACACTTATGACAGATGAGGTAAGGATGAGTTTTACCTGTAATTATCTCCTGCCACCTTGCATGAATTCAAAGTGAAGCCTAATCTGGGAACATTTACTAGATATATGAACTTTTCTCAGCAAGAAATATGGCTCAGAGCTTCGGACTCTATTAGTCAGTGCTAATGTCCTCGTGTCATCCACCATCACGGAGGAAAAGATTAGATTTGTCATGCAGTCCTTATCAGATCTTTAGCAAGTGCTGCACACTCTTAATTTATACGTTTATTCAATATGTTCTACGCTTTGTAGTTTAGACCCTCactcgatgtgagggtctaaggatggAGAGTGTCACTTGCtgaacagactgtaaagccctttgatGCAAattatgtttgtgatgttgcaCTATGTAAATAAATTGACTTTATTGACTGGATTAATGGGATCAAGTTCACCAGAGCGCTGCGATTCTcagagactgggtcaggacaCACAGATGGGTCAGTCGTGGGGgaagaaaaatgtaattgtcatatacatttgcagaatttttactttagatttgtgtgtgtatgttttcattAACACATGCATACAATTGAGAATGTGAATTATTTGTCACTCATGTATATATTTTGTTAATGCCTGGTTTACATCTTACAGAAATTGTGGTAAAAATAGTAATATTAGAGTGTACATATGTGACGAAATGGAATTGTCTCTGTATTACCAGCAGACTAATAATCTGTATTATCAGCAGCTTAGTAACATTTAATGTCTTAGTGTAAGTATTTTCCATATTATAATAGAcgtaatcattttatttaatagttTCGAGTTAATCATGTTTACTGTCTGTCATAGCAGTTTGAGtacagtatttttgtattttcttatgCTTTATGTTCAAAATTCCATTTTAATACCAGCGGTATTAAAAGTAGTGTAATTACCTGGGGGCAACAGTAGGGGAAGCGTAGCGCTGTTGAGCTACCTTACGCTGCACTTCACTCCAGTTATTAACACCCATGATCTGAGGAAAGTTTGTGCCCGTGCATCTTTTACTCATTACTCCCCTTTTCAGGTATGAGTCCCTCATAATGAGAGTTGTTGTTTACTTGAGTGTTAGTTTAAGTTGTAGACGTTCTCAGGAGACTATTTGTAACGCAGTATGTCCGTGTATTGTGATGTAATGAAGTTAATTACCTGAGGACAAGTAAACGAGCCACATGAGCTAACCTGTTGCGATGCTAGCTGCACTGCACTGTCGTTTATATGGCACTCCGTAGCTGTGGGAAACtttactgttgttgtgtgtAATGTTAGGCCATTGTGTATTTACTATACTTAAATGATGGATTTACTGAGTGAGTTGGAGTGTTAGCATTGTATGGGTTAAAGCTGCTGTATTTAATTTTGGTAagcaaagtacatttttatgcattattttatttgtttatctcaAATGAGCCACTTTAATTTACTGAGCtttactatattttatttatcttgcCATTCAGAGTTGAAAATACATAATGTTAATTCCAGATATGTGATGAAATTGATGCACATTTTCGCTGGTAAGATTTCAACAGAATCTACTGATGCTTGTTTATGTTCGGAGTTATGTTTAATATGGGAAATGGTACATATTGCGATATTGTATTGAAATTTATGTTGTATTGATTATGTTTACTATTTCAGTTATTAACACCCATGATCTGATGAAAGTGTGTGTCCTAGCATCTTTTACTCATTACTCCCCTTTTCAGGGcttttacacatacacacattgtaACAGGACTGCAACTGAAAGTCTTacctttctcttctttttcaagGTTTTCCATGATGTTGCATATAAAGCTAAAGATCGAAATGATCTGATCGCCGGGATTGATGAATTTCTTGATCAGGTGACAGTTCTGCCTCCAGGAGAGTGGGACCCGTCTATACGGATCGAGCCACCAAAAAATGTACCATCTCAGGTCAGTATGAATCTAGGCAGCCGGTTATACTCTTGTTTAGATCTTTTTGTACAATATATAGCAAtaatttctattaaaaaaacaacactgcactgaTGGTTTaacaggagaagaggaagaaaaacaacattttaccCAATGGTTTAGCTGACggggatgaggaggatgaaaaCAGTGGTCACTGTGGCCCAGAACTGCAGCGCACTGGAAGGTGAGGAGAGTATCAATGTCTAAAATAACGttcataaaacaacattttaggTACCTCATAACAAACTGTGTTAAATAGTTGTGGCCTAGCACAGTTAAACCTATTTAACTGTGTTAAATAGTCAGACTAAGCACTTGACTATACTCACTATTGACAATGGAGCAACTTTatgctttctttcttctttttttgttattttttaacatttagagATGTTTATATTGGGATGATGATTCATAAAGTGATGTACTGAACTGTGACTAACACTATGGATAaaactgaagtaaataactagaTAAATACAGATTTCTTTTGTTAACTGTGTTGACTGTGTTGAGTCTGCTATGGAGCaactaacaaaaacaatttccttcgggataCTAAAAGTATTCTTAATTCTGATTCTGAAGTCACTTTCTCCAAACTGTATGCTGCTTTAATGCTCTTCATCTATTTTTGGACAAACTTGGTCTGTAGTTATAGGAAAACGTGGTTTCCATAGAAACGTCTTGCCTCAAGATCTACCGTTAGCCGCCGTTCTTCTCTGTCACAGGGACTCTGTGGCCAGGGTTGTGACTGAGAAAAGGGCAGTCACAAATGCAAGctaggaaaagaagaaaactaaatatttgtATTGCCATTTTTAACATTCaaatttctttttccttttttcctctcccccAGATGGTTTGGTGGACTCATTCTCGATATCAAGCGAAAGGCACCGTCCTACCTGTCTGACTACACTGATGCTATGAGTTTGCAGTGCATCGCCTCTTTCCTGTTCCTCTACTGCGCCTGCATGTCTCCTGTCATCACCTTCGGAGGACTACTGGGCGAGGCAACAGAAGGACGCATTGTAAAACTCACCCGCTCTTTCCTCTAAATGTCCTGCAGAGACTAGTTGTACACCACGGTGCAGTTTAGTATGATACAATTTTGTGAAGGTCACTTTCACTcagtagcatttttttttcccagagtgCAATTGAATCGCTGTTTGGAGCCTCGCTGACTGGAATAGCCTATTCCCTCTTTGCTGGGCAGCCTCTCACCATTCTGGGCAGCACAGGACCGGTGCTTGTATTTGAAAAGATATTATTCCAATTTTGCAAGTACGTTGTGCGTTTATTGTGACTGTACACATGAATCATCTTACTAATGACCGGTCACTTCAGACCATACACCAGGGGGTCTCAAAGTCAAATGACGTGGGGCATTTGTGACAgtattttaaatcatttcaaaataaagggctttgttttcatgaaaaactatgatgcaaaatcaatctaaaataatcaaaaaaaaccttttaggTGGTAGGTCATATGAAATAGATTGAAGGgctgcaagtttgagacctctgccaAAAGCCATTTCTAAAGTAgttagtaaacattttcctgaggatttAATGCTAGTTTtagtcttcttcaatagcacttGATGTCCATCTTGATGCATcttctaccgctgtatcctccacaccagggtcgcagggggcgctggtgcgaatcccagctgacagggcgaaaggcagggtacaccctggacagtttgccagtccatcacggggacacatagagacaaacaaccattcacactcacaccaagTTCCAATTTACCTGATCGCACTCCATGCCAGTTTTGtaatttatgttgttgttgttcagaggaaaatagacaataagcACATTGCATAATAGTCAACACCAGTTTGATTGAAAATCAAACTATTCTTGTTCTATTTACGCTGGCCAAATTATTAATctcgaggcttcaaaatggaAGTTCCTACTCCTTCATATCATTGAATAATATTGTGATTACGTGTCGTTGCTGTGGCAGAAGTTCCGCAGCATTGGTAACATTTAATCTAAACGATTGTACAGACTGAAGGATCattgcattttcattttgattaaagctttaaacagtaaaataattatTGTATACTGTGGGTTGATCTCTGATATTGTATGTTCCacaatgacccccccccccccccccccccccccttctatCTCCACATAGGCAGTATGGTTTATCCTATCTGTCACTGAGGACATGTATTGGTCTGTGGACAGCTTTCCTCTGTCTTGTGCTGGTGGCCACAGACGCCAGTTCCCTCGTCCGTTACATCACGCGCTTCACGGAGGAAGCGTTCGCCTCACTCATCTGCATCATCTTCATCTACGAGGCGCTGGAGAAACTTTTCCACCTGGGGGATCACTATCCCTTCAATAAGAACAACAACCTGGACAAACTCACCACATACTCGTACGTGCACATTTACAGAatattaaatgacaaaataaaacattttttggacGTGCATGAAATCCCTGACAGATGAGGGATTATTTATTCACCCAGATGttcctgtgtctccacagatgCTCTTGTGTTGAGCCTTCTGACCTCAACAATGGCACCATGAAGTTCTGGGAGCTCAACAACGTCACTCCCTCAGAAATCTACTGGGAGGCGCTGGAGGTCAAGGTACGGCTAATGAGAAATTCTGTTTAaaggtaaaaacaaattcatgatGTAAAAATCATTCAAAGGAAACTGAAAAGAGGGGATGACGTGCATGTGGGTTGGCTTATATTGGATCGCATATTATAAATCACCCTAAtggcacttttcttttttaactggCATGGATGTTGCTGAGTTGTTCATCACATGAAGATGTTTCATTATTACCCTCTACACATTGTTCATAGGACTGCATTGAGAAGCGAGGCGAGTTTGTGGGCAGCGCCTGTGGCCCACATGGGCCCTATGTTCCCGATGTCCTCTTCTGGTGTGTTATTCTCTTCTTTTCCACTGTCTTCATGTCCGCCTTCCTAAAGGAGTTCAGGTTCAGCAATTACTTTCCCACAAAGGTATTGTGTGCATCTTAAGTTATCttgtgtgctgtatgtgtgtgtctctctttctctgtgctgtgtggGAGTGTTGGATGTGGAGCATGGTACAGTGGTACACTCTATTGGTCAAATGTGGGTACTgcataataaaaggaaaaacagagtaTTTTCCTGCAATGCTTGTTTACATGGGCAAAAAGAGATACGACATTAATATGTTTAATCTCTATCAGGTGAGGGCCGTCATTAGTGACTTTGCTGTTGTCTTCACCATCGTTACTATGGTCTTAGTCGACTACACCTTAGGGATTCCCTCTCCAAAGCTTAATGTTCCCAGTGTGTTTAAggtaaggattttttttttttttacctaagatttaatgaaaaacaagctattatttgtcacaaaacagttacaataatgttttttataaGCCAACTAGGGATGATCGAGGTTGGTTCATCAACCCGCTGGGGCGCAACCCCTGGTGGACGGCAGTCGTCACATTGATACCGGCTCTACTTTGCACCATTCTCATTTTCATGGACCAGCAGATCACTGCTGTCATCATCAACAGGAAGGAGCACAAGCTCAAGGTACTGTTCACATTTGCAAAAAGACTTGTGTGCTAAAAGTACAACTTCCGCTTCACGTGCTGGTCCTTGCCCCCCCGTTCAGAAAGGCTGTGGGTACCACCTGGATCTGTTCGTGGTGGGGGTGATGCTTGGTGTGTGCTCCTTGATGGGTTTGCCGTGGTTCGTGGCAGCCACTGTCCTCTCCATCAGCCACGTCAACAGCCTAAAGCTCGAGTCCGAGTGCTCAGCGCCCGGTGAGCAGCCCAAGTTCCTCGGCATCAGAGAGCAACGCTTCACTGGCCTCATGATCTTCACTCTGATGGGCTGCTCTGTCTTTATGACATCTGTGCTGAAGGTCAGTCACACTCTGTATAATATAGTTATTCTTATTGATTTTGTGAGctggtaacactttattttacaaTACAGTAAGAACATGGCAATACTATGGCAATGATTTTGTAATAAGTAACCACCGTATTACTAATTAGGGCAGCaatgattaattgatgaatCAACTGTGAATCGATTActgaataaaaactaaataattggAGCAACCTCATTACAAAAAGATGTTTttagcttattaaatgtgaatattgtctgggttccttgctccatataaaaaaataattcattaaaatcattaaaactgatcagttttggtttgtggacaaaataagacatttgagaacatcattttgaAGTATGGAAAACAGCgataaacatttttcaacattatcAAGTGCTTGatcaatcaagaaaataatcaacagattgactgattatgaaaataattgtttagttgcagccctatctCTAAAGAAATTTAGTAATCTTAGTCAGTAGTGTGGTGAAAATGAcacaatattacaataatacaatGTTATTTCCAAAATGACATCCAAGTAATTGCTTGGTAAAGACAATAATGGGAAATTTGTTCAGGTTTGTGAATTAAAATTGATATTCATCACAACTCATCCTTCCATATGTCCCACATTTTTGTCACCAAGTTTGTACTTGGTGATTACAATGGGAATAACACTACTTTGCTTATTTCCTATTACTATCACCATATTATATACTATCACCATAATGTTGCCGCACTGTAAGGTACAGTGTTACAAAATTCCCTTCTGTAATTGCACTACAATTCTTTCTTAGGATGACTGAAATACAGCCATTAATGACGTGTATAATGGTGTTACTGACACTGCCTTTAATTTTGTCCCAGTTCATCCCTATGCCTGTGTTGTATGGAGTGTTCCTTTACATGGGAGCGTCTTCTCTGCGAGGAATTCAGGTAAATTATTCCAGGTAATTACTCTGTATCACTACATGAAGCAAAGCAACGCTCGTCTCATTTGACATTTATTATGAATGCCTTTGTTATGTTACGCGTGACTGTTGACAGCAAAGCTTTCTGTTTTAATGCTCACGCCATTCATGCATGAACACATcaccacatttaaaatgtggtaATTAAACACTTCAGGActgtatgaatatatatgtatgttttgtGAGTGTTTGTTCGATTAAGATTAAATGGAGATCTGGTTTTGTTAATTTGTCGACTCGTCTCCCAGATAATCTGTGTGGACTGTTAATTCCCACAAAGCCACGATGGGGGATCGCCTCCATATTGTCTGGCTGCCCAGATATGAAGTGTTAATTGGCCACTAGTGTGTTCTCAGCATTTATA
This genomic interval from Solea solea chromosome 2, fSolSol10.1, whole genome shotgun sequence contains the following:
- the slc4a10b gene encoding sodium-driven chloride bicarbonate exchanger isoform X1, with translation MMDTTTDQGAQVNSSFGSPVGCRSLRNDDEAVVDRGGTRSQQRANFEQEDLEGHRTLYIGVHIPMGSTRHHSQRRRHHHGNKHRRKSRDRALTLVEGRESPLYDTPSQRVQFLLGAEDDDEEHIPHDLFTEMDEICVRDGEDSGWRETARWLKFEEDVEDGGERWSKPYVATLSLHSLFELRSCIINGTVLLDMRAKTMDEIADLVLDHQELLSPLGDELRKKVRETFLKQHHHQNQKKLANRLPIVRSLADMGRRASELYLDKNGQMMSSQSQLAGQDGKGDASRENSSFDFSKIDLHFMKKIPPGAEACNVLVGELDFLNKPVVAFVRLSPAVLLSGLAEVPIATRFLFILLGPLGRGLQYHEIGRSIATLMTDEVFHDVAYKAKDRNDLIAGIDEFLDQVTVLPPGEWDPSIRIEPPKNVPSQEKRKKNNILPNGLADGDEEDENSGHCGPELQRTGRWFGGLILDIKRKAPSYLSDYTDAMSLQCIASFLFLYCACMSPVITFGGLLGEATEGRISAIESLFGASLTGIAYSLFAGQPLTILGSTGPVLVFEKILFQFCKQYGLSYLSLRTCIGLWTAFLCLVLVATDASSLVRYITRFTEEAFASLICIIFIYEALEKLFHLGDHYPFNKNNNLDKLTTYSCSCVEPSDLNNGTMKFWELNNVTPSEIYWEALEVKDCIEKRGEFVGSACGPHGPYVPDVLFWCVILFFSTVFMSAFLKEFRFSNYFPTKVRAVISDFAVVFTIVTMVLVDYTLGIPSPKLNVPSVFKPTRDDRGWFINPLGRNPWWTAVVTLIPALLCTILIFMDQQITAVIINRKEHKLKKGCGYHLDLFVVGVMLGVCSLMGLPWFVAATVLSISHVNSLKLESECSAPGEQPKFLGIREQRFTGLMIFTLMGCSVFMTSVLKFIPMPVLYGVFLYMGASSLRGIQFFDRLTLYCMPAKHQPDFIYLRHVPLRKVHLFTIIQLSCLVLLWVIKTSRAAIVFPMMVLALVFIRKLMDCVFTKRELSWLDDLMPESKKKKLEDAEEEEEEQSILAEDEGVEQMPLDGYKGLPVINITDEMSKGSFGNTWNANSSFL
- the slc4a10b gene encoding sodium-driven chloride bicarbonate exchanger isoform X3, encoding MMDTTTDQGAQVNSSFGSPVGCRSLRNDDEAVVDRGGTRSQQRANFEQEDLEGHRTLYIGVHIPMGSTRHHSQRRRHHHGNKHRRKSRDRALTLVEGRESPLYDTPSQRVQFLLGAEDDDEEHIPHDLFTEMDEICVRDGEDSGWRETARWLKFEEDVEDGGERWSKPYVATLSLHSLFELRSCIINGTVLLDMRAKTMDEIADLVLDHQELLSPLGDELRKKVRETFLKQHHHQNQKKLANRLPIVRSLADMGRRASELYLDKNGQMMSSQSQLAGQDGKGDASRENSSFDFSKIDLHFMKKIPPGAEACNVLVGELDFLNKPVVAFVRLSPAVLLSGLAEVPIATRFLFILLGPLGRGLQYHEIGRSIATLMTDEVFHDVAYKAKDRNDLIAGIDEFLDQVTVLPPGEWDPSIRIEPPKNVPSQEKRKKNNILPNGLADGDEEDENSGHCGPELQRTGRWFGGLILDIKRKAPSYLSDYTDAMSLQCIASFLFLYCACMSPVITFGGLLGEATEGRISAIESLFGASLTGIAYSLFAGQPLTILGSTGPVLVFEKILFQFCKQYGLSYLSLRTCIGLWTAFLCLVLVATDASSLVRYITRFTEEAFASLICIIFIYEALEKLFHLGDHYPFNKNNNLDKLTTYSCSCVEPSDLNNGTMKFWELNNVTPSEIYWEALEVKDCIEKRGEFVGSACGPHGPYVPDVLFWCVILFFSTVFMSAFLKEFRFSNYFPTKVRAVISDFAVVFTIVTMVLVDYTLGIPSPKLNVPSVFKPTRDDRGWFINPLGRNPWWTAVVTLIPALLCTILIFMDQQITAVIINRKEHKLKKGCGYHLDLFVVGVMLGVCSLMGLPWFVAATVLSISHVNSLKLESECSAPGEQPKFLGIREQRFTGLMIFTLMGCSVFMTSVLKFIPMPVLYGVFLYMGASSLRGIQVNYSSSLTV
- the slc4a10b gene encoding sodium-driven chloride bicarbonate exchanger isoform X2 produces the protein MEDPWLFKYQRNDDEAVVDRGGTRSQQRANFEQEDLEGHRTLYIGVHIPMGSTRHHSQRRRHHHGNKHRRKSRDRALTLVEGRESPLYDTPSQRVQFLLGAEDDDEEHIPHDLFTEMDEICVRDGEDSGWRETARWLKFEEDVEDGGERWSKPYVATLSLHSLFELRSCIINGTVLLDMRAKTMDEIADLVLDHQELLSPLGDELRKKVRETFLKQHHHQNQKKLANRLPIVRSLADMGRRASELYLDKNGQMMSSQSQLAGQDGKGDASRENSSFDFSKIDLHFMKKIPPGAEACNVLVGELDFLNKPVVAFVRLSPAVLLSGLAEVPIATRFLFILLGPLGRGLQYHEIGRSIATLMTDEVFHDVAYKAKDRNDLIAGIDEFLDQVTVLPPGEWDPSIRIEPPKNVPSQEKRKKNNILPNGLADGDEEDENSGHCGPELQRTGRWFGGLILDIKRKAPSYLSDYTDAMSLQCIASFLFLYCACMSPVITFGGLLGEATEGRISAIESLFGASLTGIAYSLFAGQPLTILGSTGPVLVFEKILFQFCKQYGLSYLSLRTCIGLWTAFLCLVLVATDASSLVRYITRFTEEAFASLICIIFIYEALEKLFHLGDHYPFNKNNNLDKLTTYSCSCVEPSDLNNGTMKFWELNNVTPSEIYWEALEVKDCIEKRGEFVGSACGPHGPYVPDVLFWCVILFFSTVFMSAFLKEFRFSNYFPTKVRAVISDFAVVFTIVTMVLVDYTLGIPSPKLNVPSVFKPTRDDRGWFINPLGRNPWWTAVVTLIPALLCTILIFMDQQITAVIINRKEHKLKKGCGYHLDLFVVGVMLGVCSLMGLPWFVAATVLSISHVNSLKLESECSAPGEQPKFLGIREQRFTGLMIFTLMGCSVFMTSVLKFIPMPVLYGVFLYMGASSLRGIQFFDRLTLYCMPAKHQPDFIYLRHVPLRKVHLFTIIQLSCLVLLWVIKTSRAAIVFPMMVLALVFIRKLMDCVFTKRELSWLDDLMPESKKKKLEDAEEEEEEQSILAEDEGVEQMPLDGYKGLPVINITDEMSKGSFGNTWNANSSFL